A region of Malaciobacter marinus DNA encodes the following proteins:
- a CDS encoding Mur ligase family protein, translated as MEYFNLFTEIVFIMALGWYMITNLQWYNYKLERVILKHHKQEWHFTYFVFPIVIFYVLNDIAFAIFFYVFYAGLFYLWNKKLDRPLVLTSRVKRFLAILLFVTFAIKALCLVSQSCYISAIFIPLILAYVISMVLEKIFFISFKNQGKKRVQAMKNLKIVAITASYGKTSIKNYLYQVLRNKYVTYKTPRSVNTIAGIVLDVNKDLPSNTQVYIAEAGARQEGDIAEIANFLEPQYCVIGSVGEQHIEYFKTLENIIKTKSELLHSPRLKKGFVHESVPLKKHPSIIKFPDNLNITMSNLDGIWFDVEINGIKEHFHAPLLGSFNAINLTATIYVALELGMSLEEIKVAFEKLQPVPHRLQLIHAGGKIIVDDSFNGNLEGMLEAVNICSTYEGRKVIVTPGLVESTDEANILLAKQINENFDLVIITGKLNSHLLSKNIDEKKVIVLKDKSKLEELLAQKTQSGDLILFANDAPNFI; from the coding sequence ATGGAATACTTTAATTTATTTACTGAAATAGTTTTCATAATGGCACTTGGTTGGTATATGATTACTAATTTGCAGTGGTATAATTATAAGCTAGAAAGAGTTATATTAAAGCATCATAAACAAGAATGGCATTTTACATATTTTGTTTTTCCTATTGTTATTTTTTATGTATTAAATGATATAGCTTTTGCTATATTCTTTTATGTATTTTATGCAGGTTTATTTTATCTTTGGAATAAAAAACTTGATAGACCACTTGTTCTTACTTCAAGAGTAAAAAGATTTTTGGCAATTTTATTGTTTGTTACTTTTGCCATTAAAGCTTTATGTTTAGTTAGTCAATCATGCTATATCTCAGCTATTTTTATACCTTTGATTTTGGCATATGTTATCTCTATGGTTTTAGAAAAAATCTTTTTTATATCTTTTAAAAATCAAGGTAAAAAAAGAGTTCAAGCTATGAAGAATTTGAAAATAGTAGCGATTACTGCTTCATATGGTAAAACTTCTATAAAAAACTATTTATATCAAGTGTTAAGAAATAAATATGTTACATATAAAACTCCAAGATCTGTAAATACAATTGCAGGGATAGTTTTAGATGTAAATAAAGACTTACCATCAAATACACAAGTTTATATTGCAGAAGCTGGGGCTAGACAAGAGGGTGATATTGCAGAAATTGCAAATTTTTTAGAACCACAATATTGTGTAATAGGAAGTGTTGGTGAACAGCATATTGAGTATTTTAAGACTTTGGAAAATATTATTAAAACTAAGTCTGAATTACTTCACTCTCCAAGGTTAAAAAAAGGTTTTGTACATGAAAGCGTACCATTAAAAAAACATCCATCAATTATTAAATTTCCAGATAATTTAAATATTACAATGAGTAATTTAGATGGCATATGGTTTGATGTTGAAATCAATGGAATAAAAGAGCACTTTCATGCTCCTTTACTTGGAAGTTTTAATGCAATAAATCTAACAGCTACTATATATGTAGCCCTTGAACTTGGAATGAGTTTAGAAGAGATAAAAGTAGCATTTGAAAAACTTCAACCTGTACCACATAGACTTCAATTAATTCATGCTGGTGGAAAAATAATAGTTGATGATAGTTTTAATGGTAATCTTGAGGGAATGCTTGAGGCTGTAAATATTTGCTCAACATATGAAGGTAGAAAAGTAATAGTAACTCCAGGACTTGTAGAATCAACTGATGAAGCAAATATATTATTAGCAAAACAGATTAATGAAAATTTTGATTTAGTAATAATCACAGGAAAGCTAAATTCACATTTATTAAGTAAAAATATTGATGAAAAAAAGGTTATTGTTTTAAAAGACAAATCAAAACTTGAAGAGTTATTAGCACAAAAAACACAATCAGGTGATTTGATACTTTTTGCAAATGATGCACCAAACTTTATATAA
- a CDS encoding HIT family protein, giving the protein MEKIYAPWRHEYVTEDKIKGCVFCHIGKNLEDEKLQVVFSDELCYVVMNKYPYSPGHMMVIPYTHTDKIEDLDDEVWLRISLRVKQGVKLLKDVMNAHGVNIGMNLSDAAGAGIAEHVHYHLLPRWKGDTNFITVIGQTRVYPADFNEIFNRLKNNATKYFV; this is encoded by the coding sequence ATGGAAAAGATATATGCCCCTTGGCGACATGAATATGTAACAGAAGACAAAATCAAAGGTTGTGTTTTTTGTCATATTGGGAAAAACTTAGAAGATGAAAAATTACAAGTAGTATTTAGTGATGAATTATGCTATGTTGTGATGAATAAATATCCATATTCCCCTGGGCATATGATGGTTATTCCTTATACTCATACAGATAAAATTGAAGACTTAGATGATGAGGTTTGGTTAAGAATTAGCCTTAGAGTAAAACAAGGTGTTAAATTATTAAAAGATGTGATGAATGCACATGGGGTTAATATTGGGATGAATCTAAGTGATGCTGCTGGCGCTGGGATAGCTGAACATGTTCATTATCATTTGCTTCCTAGATGGAAAGGTGATACTAATTTTATCACAGTTATTGGGCAAACAAGAGTCTATCCTGCTGATTTTAATGAGATATTTAACAGGCTGAAAAATAACGCTACAAAATATTTTGTTTAG
- a CDS encoding phosphate ABC transporter substrate-binding protein, protein MKKLLLTLITLSLTFLNASDLKVFENLKGTLNIAGGTAHIKCEKEAIKNIMRKYPDITISIAGGGSGIGIKQVSSKIIDLANSGRKPTQKEIKNGDLKLFRFAIDGIGVIVNPKLNIDSLTTKQLQDIFSGKITNFKELGLSNAPINLYTRDESSATRKVFWKRALKKSPISNKARVVSSNAAMKTAISKDKNAIGIISLGVANDSVKLLNINGVKPTVENINNDSYNVARGLYLLSSGEPSKLASAYISYLRSNEGAKIVSKYGFIPINE, encoded by the coding sequence TTGAAAAAATTACTACTTACATTAATCACACTCTCTTTAACTTTTTTAAATGCATCAGATTTAAAAGTATTTGAAAATTTAAAAGGTACTTTAAATATAGCTGGTGGAACAGCTCATATAAAATGTGAAAAAGAAGCTATCAAAAACATAATGAGAAAATATCCAGATATTACTATTTCAATTGCAGGTGGAGGTAGTGGGATTGGTATAAAACAAGTTAGTTCAAAAATCATTGACCTTGCAAATTCAGGAAGAAAACCAACACAAAAAGAGATTAAAAATGGAGATTTAAAACTATTTCGTTTTGCAATTGATGGAATAGGTGTTATTGTTAATCCTAAGTTAAATATTGATTCTTTAACAACAAAACAATTACAAGATATTTTTAGTGGAAAAATAACTAATTTTAAAGAGTTAGGTTTATCAAATGCACCTATAAATTTATATACAAGAGATGAGTCTAGTGCTACAAGAAAAGTTTTTTGGAAAAGAGCTTTAAAAAAATCACCTATATCAAATAAAGCAAGAGTTGTATCATCAAATGCAGCTATGAAAACAGCTATTTCAAAAGATAAAAATGCTATTGGTATTATCTCTTTAGGTGTAGCAAATGATAGTGTAAAGTTATTGAATATAAATGGTGTTAAACCAACAGTTGAAAATATAAATAATGACAGTTACAATGTAGCAAGAGGTTTATATTTATTAAGTAGTGGTGAGCCATCAAAATTAGCAAGTGCATATATCTCTTATTTAAGAAGTAATGAGGGCGCAAAAATAGTATCAAAATATGGTTTTATTCCAATAAATGAATAA
- a CDS encoding ABC transporter permease subunit, translating to MMATIPTVIYAFSALFIFVPFISYFKPSSTLSIIVASVVLSLLIIPTMSLIFLNIFNSLSKKYMKCCMNLSISKEEFFFKFVIKNSITQLSQGVLLATTRALGDTMIVLMLAGNALAFPTSIFDSTRSLTSHIALIFANDFESMAFKAIFLCAFLLLSSNFILILIIRKIKGKTYEV from the coding sequence ATGATGGCTACAATTCCTACTGTAATTTATGCTTTTTCAGCACTATTTATTTTTGTTCCTTTTATTAGTTATTTTAAACCAAGTTCAACATTATCTATAATTGTTGCTAGTGTTGTTTTATCATTGCTTATTATTCCAACTATGAGTTTGATTTTTTTGAATATATTCAATAGTTTATCAAAAAAATACATGAAATGTTGTATGAATTTATCCATAAGTAAAGAAGAGTTTTTTTTTAAATTTGTAATAAAAAATTCTATTACACAATTAAGTCAAGGAGTTTTATTAGCAACTACAAGAGCTTTGGGTGATACTATGATTGTTTTGATGCTTGCAGGAAATGCATTGGCTTTTCCTACATCTATATTTGATTCTACTAGAAGTTTAACATCTCATATAGCATTGATTTTTGCAAATGATTTTGAATCAATGGCTTTTAAAGCAATTTTTTTATGTGCATTTTTACTTTTAAGTTCTAATTTTATACTAATACTTATTATTAGAAAAATAAAAGGTAAAACATATGAAGTATAA
- a CDS encoding ABC transporter permease subunit, with protein MKYKLYKLILYVFTLGAIFLVYTLLGFVLYKGLASISLELIFQDTDVVNALLLKQRVFDGIFPAIVGTLMLIILSLAFSFIFGFASGIYLSVYANKKAKEYINFCFELLSSVPSILIGLFFLLLSIYLHEEFLTNFLPSLFLSSLALALLVMPYIVKNTQYALDSIPKHIKLLSLKLGLSKTKNLFLVLIPYCSKELLSGIFLALGRACEDTAVIMLTGAVASVGIASSIFSKYEALPFYIYYISTNYADQTELNQAFSAALILLIISLVLFLLTKLIQKGVKRKDGYY; from the coding sequence ATGAAGTATAAACTTTATAAATTGATATTGTATGTTTTTACTTTAGGTGCTATATTTTTAGTTTATACACTTTTGGGATTTGTTTTATATAAAGGACTTGCTTCTATCTCTTTAGAATTAATTTTTCAAGATACAGATGTAGTAAATGCTCTTTTGTTAAAACAAAGAGTATTTGATGGTATTTTTCCTGCAATTGTAGGAACACTTATGCTTATAATATTGAGTTTGGCTTTTTCATTTATTTTTGGTTTTGCTAGTGGAATATACTTAAGTGTATATGCAAATAAAAAAGCAAAAGAATATATTAATTTTTGTTTTGAGCTTCTTTCATCTGTTCCATCTATATTAATTGGGCTATTTTTTTTACTATTAAGTATATATTTGCATGAAGAGTTTTTAACTAATTTTTTACCATCACTTTTTCTTTCATCTTTGGCTTTAGCACTATTAGTTATGCCTTATATTGTAAAAAATACTCAATATGCTTTAGATAGTATTCCAAAACATATAAAATTATTGTCATTGAAATTAGGTTTATCTAAAACTAAAAATCTTTTTTTAGTACTTATTCCTTATTGTTCAAAAGAGCTTTTAAGTGGTATCTTTTTAGCTTTAGGTAGAGCTTGTGAAGATACAGCTGTTATTATGTTAACAGGTGCAGTTGCTAGTGTTGGAATTGCTAGCAGTATTTTTTCTAAATATGAAGCATTGCCTTTTTATATTTATTATATATCAACAAACTATGCAGATCAAACTGAATTAAATCAAGCTTTTAGTGCTGCACTTATTCTTTTGATTATTTCATTGGTTTTATTTTTACTTACAAAACTTATACAAAAAGGGGTTAAAAGAAAAGATGGTTATTATTAA